In one Deltaproteobacteria bacterium genomic region, the following are encoded:
- a CDS encoding AAA family ATPase gives MRIDRFDLIAYGPFTDTVLDLSDGVSGLHVIYGDNEAGKSTSLRALTGWLFGIPVRTNDNFLHANPQLRIGGKLKLSGGKTLEFVRRKGTKGTLLDPSTGESLDDAVLTPFLPGGMDENLFTKLHGIDHVRLVEGGRELLNQSGDLGQALFSAAMGTASLREILSDLRNGAEELFKPRASTKVVNKAIADFRDAKRRVKEASVPVAEWKRLKKGLAETVKDIEKVEEEIKGKSKEKSRLDRFNRVKGALAERRAVIERIDALGEVLLLPEEFGDTLQDARNRLRSIGEIKSKAEANLARLKENAGKIHVRAELLDNEAVILALYKEIGSVEKAIQDRPRQDAKRRLLRSEAEQLLKSVRPDLGVADAGRLRPLTNNKKWITDLARRHSLLEQKQENSERAAKDIEDEQATIEKQIGEHADSKLDLSELKAAVAAARRAGDLEKRLNDAQKRASEDSQACQNEFSRLGRFSGTIDALLKLVVPLPETLDAFEKRFDELLEEARDLDRVKKDLSEERKHAEQDLNVLLRTSNAPTIAELEDSRTLRDAGWDLIKRKYIKKADAEKEIAAYAHDSDLPTLYEQKVGEADHISDQLRLASDQVVKRADLEARIEDLKARHKFTADETEKVQARQIACEKEWKAVWGPLEISPGTPREMKQWLLKVDHLLSGLRSARVVSGEAQTLAAACNALRKSIALQISSVDDAVDTDLMSLEAMISLCEQRIEKEEEALERKRQWEHSLRDLSVHKKRAREDLASIEKERAVWSREWVQAIAGLGLEPDTHPARATEVFEQLLAFFDKFDRSEELHRRIYGIDQVSEQFRLKVKTFAAGIGFKADDQEAASVAAQLNRELTRAREARAGLEKIQAQEKETTAEVENAGLTIRSVEEQLATLRKQASAKTDDALEAAWDRSRTMRDLNQRLETVERELTRNGDGLSIQDLENEAVALDADAVGDDLDRVSEELKVLQATRDRLRDQRQTVQTEMQAIDGSDTAAVASEEAEQHLAAMASGIEQYLRLQIAALILEQRIDAYRRKNQAPVLARAGELFARLTLGSFANLRDELTESGVPILLGVRPDDAEVAVDQMSDGTRDQLYLALRLATLEQYLRKGEPMPFVVDDILIGFDDNRTKVCLEIFAELSDITQVLVFTHHRRVVELAERLEAQAGIFIHALH, from the coding sequence ATGAGAATCGACCGGTTCGATTTGATCGCATACGGCCCGTTCACCGACACGGTATTGGACTTGTCGGACGGGGTATCAGGCCTGCATGTGATATACGGAGACAATGAAGCGGGTAAAAGTACGTCACTGAGAGCGCTCACCGGATGGTTGTTCGGCATACCGGTACGGACCAATGACAACTTTCTCCACGCCAACCCGCAATTGCGGATAGGCGGTAAACTCAAGCTGTCTGGCGGCAAAACATTGGAATTCGTTCGCAGGAAGGGGACCAAAGGGACGTTGTTGGACCCAAGCACCGGCGAGTCCCTTGACGATGCTGTTTTAACGCCGTTTTTGCCCGGCGGCATGGATGAGAACCTGTTTACAAAATTGCATGGCATCGATCATGTCAGACTGGTGGAGGGCGGCAGGGAGCTGCTGAACCAGTCCGGTGATCTCGGCCAGGCGCTTTTCAGCGCGGCCATGGGTACTGCAAGCCTCCGTGAAATTTTGTCCGACCTGCGCAACGGTGCCGAAGAACTTTTTAAACCGAGGGCATCCACCAAGGTCGTCAACAAGGCAATCGCCGATTTCAGAGATGCAAAAAGGCGGGTCAAGGAGGCGAGTGTCCCGGTTGCAGAATGGAAACGGCTGAAAAAAGGCCTGGCAGAAACGGTAAAAGACATTGAAAAGGTCGAAGAAGAGATCAAAGGCAAAAGCAAAGAAAAAAGCCGCCTGGATCGATTCAACCGTGTAAAAGGTGCGTTGGCCGAAAGACGCGCCGTCATTGAGCGCATCGATGCCCTGGGGGAGGTACTGCTGCTGCCGGAAGAATTCGGGGACACATTACAAGATGCCCGCAACCGCCTGCGGTCGATCGGAGAGATTAAAAGCAAGGCCGAAGCCAACCTGGCGCGTTTGAAAGAGAACGCCGGGAAAATCCATGTCAGGGCCGAGTTGTTGGACAACGAAGCGGTGATTCTGGCACTTTACAAAGAGATCGGCAGTGTCGAAAAGGCGATCCAGGATCGTCCCCGGCAAGATGCAAAACGACGGCTGCTGCGCAGTGAAGCGGAACAGCTCCTGAAAAGCGTCCGTCCAGACCTCGGCGTTGCCGATGCCGGACGGCTAAGACCGCTGACCAACAATAAAAAGTGGATCACCGATCTGGCCAGGCGGCACAGCCTTTTGGAACAGAAGCAGGAAAATTCGGAACGCGCAGCAAAGGATATCGAGGACGAACAGGCGACAATCGAGAAGCAAATTGGCGAACACGCCGATTCGAAGCTGGATTTGAGTGAATTGAAAGCGGCGGTTGCCGCTGCGCGCAGGGCCGGTGATCTGGAAAAACGTCTAAACGACGCTCAAAAACGTGCTTCGGAAGACAGCCAGGCATGTCAAAACGAGTTCTCACGACTTGGACGGTTTTCGGGAACCATCGATGCCCTTCTAAAATTGGTTGTGCCTCTGCCCGAAACGTTAGACGCATTCGAAAAAAGATTTGATGAGCTGCTTGAGGAAGCAAGGGATCTCGACCGTGTAAAAAAAGATCTTTCAGAGGAACGCAAGCATGCGGAACAGGATTTAAACGTGCTGCTGAGGACCAGCAATGCGCCGACAATAGCCGAGCTTGAAGATTCGCGCACGCTGCGGGACGCCGGATGGGATCTCATAAAACGCAAGTACATCAAAAAAGCCGATGCAGAAAAGGAAATCGCCGCCTATGCGCACGATTCCGACCTGCCAACGCTTTACGAGCAGAAAGTCGGCGAAGCGGATCACATATCGGACCAACTCAGATTAGCCTCGGACCAGGTGGTAAAAAGAGCGGACCTCGAAGCGAGGATAGAAGATCTCAAGGCGCGTCACAAATTCACAGCAGATGAAACTGAAAAAGTTCAAGCCCGCCAAATCGCCTGTGAGAAGGAATGGAAGGCTGTTTGGGGGCCGTTGGAGATAAGCCCCGGAACGCCCAGGGAGATGAAACAGTGGCTGCTGAAGGTAGACCACCTGCTGTCAGGTCTTCGGTCGGCCCGGGTCGTTTCCGGGGAGGCGCAGACGTTGGCTGCGGCCTGTAACGCGTTAAGGAAAAGCATTGCCCTGCAAATATCAAGCGTCGATGACGCTGTCGATACGGATCTGATGAGCCTGGAAGCCATGATCAGCCTCTGTGAACAGCGTATCGAGAAGGAAGAAGAAGCGCTTGAAAGAAAGCGCCAATGGGAGCATTCGCTGAGAGACCTGTCGGTTCACAAAAAAAGAGCGCGCGAAGACCTTGCATCGATTGAAAAAGAGAGGGCCGTTTGGTCTAGGGAATGGGTGCAGGCCATCGCCGGGTTGGGATTGGAACCCGATACCCACCCGGCACGGGCCACGGAGGTCTTCGAACAGCTGCTGGCGTTTTTCGACAAGTTCGACAGGTCTGAAGAGCTGCACCGGCGGATTTACGGGATTGACCAGGTTTCCGAGCAATTTCGCCTAAAGGTGAAGACATTCGCCGCCGGCATCGGCTTCAAAGCGGATGACCAAGAGGCTGCATCCGTCGCCGCACAGCTGAACCGGGAATTGACCCGGGCACGTGAGGCGAGGGCGGGCCTGGAAAAAATACAGGCCCAGGAAAAAGAAACAACGGCGGAAGTCGAAAATGCCGGCCTGACAATCCGTTCGGTAGAGGAACAGCTTGCGACCCTGCGGAAACAGGCGAGTGCCAAAACAGACGATGCGCTCGAAGCGGCGTGGGATCGTTCCCGGACCATGCGTGATTTGAACCAGCGGCTCGAGACGGTTGAACGCGAGCTGACCCGCAATGGAGATGGGTTAAGCATTCAAGATCTCGAAAATGAAGCTGTTGCGCTGGATGCCGATGCTGTCGGGGATGATCTCGATCGTGTTTCCGAGGAGCTGAAGGTCTTGCAGGCGACCCGTGACAGGCTGCGCGACCAGAGACAAACGGTTCAAACCGAGATGCAGGCCATAGACGGCAGCGACACGGCCGCCGTTGCATCGGAGGAGGCTGAGCAGCACCTCGCCGCCATGGCTTCCGGTATCGAGCAATATCTTCGCCTCCAGATTGCCGCCCTCATTTTGGAGCAGCGCATAGATGCGTATCGCCGGAAAAACCAGGCACCTGTCCTGGCACGGGCGGGCGAATTGTTTGCCAGACTCACCTTAGGCTCCTTCGCGAACCTGCGCGATGAATTGACCGAAAGCGGTGTGCCGATTCTACTGGGCGTTCGCCCGGACGACGCAGAGGTGGCGGTAGATCAGATGAGTGATGGAACCCGCGATCAACTCTATCTGGCGCTACGGCTTGCAACGCTCGAGCAATACCTGCGGAAAGGAGAGCCGATGCCTTTTGTGGTCGACGACATTCTCATCGGATTTGACGACAACCGCACGAAGGTCTGCCTGGAGATCTTTGCCGAGCTTTCGGATATCACCCAGGTATTGGTTTTTACCCATCATCGAAGGGTTGTGGAACTGGCGGAAAGGCTCGAAGCGCAAGCGGGCATTTTCATCCATGCGCTGCATTGA
- a CDS encoding DNA repair exonuclease codes for MFKFLHAADVHLDSPLRGLSKYESAPAETIRNACRRAFENLVDLAIEEKVAFVLLAGDLYDGEWKDYSTGIFLSRQMGRLGKNDIPVFAVAGNHDAANRMTRALDVPANMKILSSRKVETVRLDKYPVAIHGRSFGTQHVDKNIAVEFAAAEKGMFNIGLLHTSLDGREGHARYAPCKIDDLRSKGYQYWALGHVHKQELVSEEPHIVFPGCIQGRHIRETGPKGCVIVTVVDGSVSEIEKCPLDVLRWVYNRIDLTDASDMAEVLERARMSISNQGMSTRGRPIAMRVRFEGATAISNELAAYPERFERRIKALGAEIAGDDLWIEKVEIATAGKLNLDAVLAEGGALGKLMEGILATPSKPEEIGGLEDVVSELKQKIPTEAFGDDALFNLEEPQTLERLINEAKQMLAGRMLTGGGSK; via the coding sequence ATGTTTAAATTTCTTCACGCAGCGGACGTGCATCTGGACAGCCCGTTGCGCGGCCTATCCAAATACGAGTCCGCACCTGCCGAAACCATTCGCAACGCCTGCCGCAGAGCGTTCGAAAATCTTGTCGATTTAGCCATCGAAGAGAAGGTCGCATTCGTATTGCTGGCAGGCGACCTGTACGACGGTGAATGGAAAGATTACAGCACGGGTATATTTCTCAGCAGGCAAATGGGCCGGCTCGGCAAAAACGACATACCTGTTTTTGCCGTCGCCGGGAACCATGATGCGGCCAACCGTATGACCAGGGCGCTCGATGTCCCGGCCAACATGAAGATCCTGTCGTCGAGAAAAGTTGAAACAGTAAGGCTGGACAAGTATCCGGTCGCGATTCATGGGCGCAGCTTTGGCACGCAGCACGTCGATAAAAATATTGCGGTGGAATTTGCCGCTGCCGAAAAAGGCATGTTCAACATCGGCCTCCTTCACACCAGTCTCGATGGCCGCGAAGGCCACGCACGTTACGCACCGTGCAAAATAGACGACCTGCGATCCAAAGGGTATCAATACTGGGCCTTGGGGCACGTCCACAAGCAGGAGCTTGTGTCCGAGGAACCCCACATCGTTTTTCCCGGCTGCATCCAGGGGCGGCACATTCGCGAAACCGGCCCCAAGGGGTGTGTCATCGTGACCGTCGTGGATGGATCGGTGAGCGAAATAGAAAAGTGCCCTCTGGATGTTCTGCGTTGGGTTTACAACCGTATAGACCTGACGGATGCATCCGATATGGCAGAGGTCCTCGAGCGGGCACGAATGTCCATTTCCAATCAGGGGATGTCGACCCGGGGGCGTCCCATCGCCATGCGCGTTCGTTTCGAAGGTGCAACGGCAATTTCAAATGAGCTGGCGGCATATCCGGAAAGATTCGAGCGGCGGATCAAGGCGCTTGGCGCAGAAATTGCCGGGGATGATCTGTGGATAGAAAAAGTTGAAATTGCAACGGCCGGCAAATTGAATTTGGATGCGGTGTTAGCCGAGGGCGGTGCCCTGGGCAAATTGATGGAGGGCATATTGGCGACACCATCCAAGCCGGAGGAGATCGGCGGCCTTGAGGACGTCGTTTCCGAGCTTAAGCAGAAGATTCCCACAGAGGCGTTCGGGGATGACGCCCTTTTTAATCTCGAAGAACCCCAAACGCTTGAGCGTCTTATCAATGAAGCCAAACAGATGCTGGCTGGAAGGATGTTGACGGGCGGAGGTTCGAAATGA
- a CDS encoding peptidylprolyl isomerase — MQTVESGKFVSVTYTGTLDDGQVFDSCGTSNPLEFQTGSGQLIQGFEDAVQGMALNEKKKFTIQPEDAYGLRDENHVHEFPRLELPDGVDPKVGETVTFSTPEGHQLPARLVKMDDANLTFDLNHPLAGETLTFEIEVVGISDTPSQTQACGAGCDCSSGCSC, encoded by the coding sequence ATGCAAACAGTTGAAAGTGGTAAATTCGTGAGTGTGACCTACACCGGAACCCTGGATGACGGCCAGGTGTTCGATTCCTGTGGAACCAGCAACCCCCTCGAGTTTCAGACCGGGTCCGGCCAGCTGATCCAGGGGTTCGAGGATGCCGTTCAGGGCATGGCCCTGAACGAAAAGAAAAAATTCACCATCCAACCGGAAGACGCCTACGGTCTTCGGGACGAAAATCACGTACACGAATTCCCCAGGTTGGAACTGCCGGATGGCGTGGACCCCAAAGTGGGTGAAACGGTCACCTTTTCCACCCCCGAGGGCCATCAGCTACCCGCCCGGCTGGTGAAAATGGACGATGCCAACCTGACCTTCGACCTCAATCACCCGCTTGCCGGGGAGACGCTTACCTTCGAAATCGAAGTGGTGGGCATCAGCGACACCCCCAGCCAGACCCAGGCTTGCGGGGCCGGATGTGACTGCAGTTCGGGGTGCAGCTGCTGA
- a CDS encoding MBL fold metallo-hydrolase, whose amino-acid sequence MTAVRGAAAESAMIFTDTGRLTDFFHVLGSNHFPTHLLRGPKPVLFEAGISCLGPLYVQEVGKMLGKSRPRILFLTHMHFDHCGAAGFFQQAWPGLKIAASRSAADIIGRTNARHTIARLNEATLGWMEKEEPGIPSRVPFQPFAVDMILADGDCIDLPGGLTVQVFETPGHTWDSLSFYIPEKKLLVAGEAMGCVSPTGFFSTEFLVDFDHYIQSIERLAALDVDILCQCHHQVFTGKDARTAIGRSIPSAMAFRQRVEALLNEEHGRVEKVVERVKAEEYDQRPDPKQPEQAYLLNIHARVKCLAAYLSRPIQFSHEDNIRQPIPGARK is encoded by the coding sequence GTGACTGCAGTTCGGGGTGCAGCTGCTGAGTCGGCGATGATTTTTACGGACACGGGCCGGCTGACGGATTTTTTCCACGTTCTCGGAAGCAACCATTTCCCCACGCACTTGCTTCGCGGGCCAAAGCCGGTGCTCTTCGAAGCGGGGATCTCCTGCCTGGGACCGCTTTACGTGCAGGAGGTTGGGAAGATGCTGGGAAAAAGCCGGCCGCGGATTCTTTTTCTCACCCACATGCATTTCGACCATTGCGGCGCCGCCGGATTTTTTCAGCAGGCATGGCCCGGGTTAAAAATCGCGGCCTCCCGCTCCGCCGCCGATATCATCGGCCGGACGAACGCCCGGCATACGATTGCACGCCTCAACGAGGCAACGCTGGGCTGGATGGAAAAAGAGGAACCCGGGATTCCCTCGAGGGTGCCCTTTCAACCATTTGCCGTGGACATGATCCTCGCGGACGGGGATTGCATCGACCTTCCGGGCGGGTTGACGGTACAGGTGTTCGAAACACCGGGGCACACCTGGGATTCGCTCAGTTTTTACATTCCCGAAAAAAAGCTGCTGGTGGCCGGCGAAGCCATGGGCTGCGTGTCCCCCACGGGTTTTTTCTCGACGGAGTTTCTGGTGGACTTCGATCATTATATCCAATCCATCGAACGCCTCGCCGCGCTGGATGTGGATATTCTGTGTCAGTGCCACCATCAGGTCTTTACCGGAAAAGACGCCAGAACGGCTATCGGGCGTTCCATTCCCTCCGCGATGGCGTTCAGGCAGCGCGTAGAAGCCCTTTTAAACGAAGAGCACGGCCGGGTGGAAAAGGTGGTGGAACGGGTCAAGGCCGAAGAGTACGATCAGCGCCCCGACCCCAAACAGCCCGAACAGGCCTATCTGCTGAATATTCACGCCAGGGTGAAATGTCTTGCCGCATATCTGTCACGGCCGATCCAATTTTCTCACGAAGACAACATCCGCCAACCCATACCAGGAGCAAGAAAATGA
- a CDS encoding MBL fold metallo-hydrolase: MFFVIPALLMLFAVPAMAQEPFERDVIQTSGGNLDITFIGHGTLMMTYQGMVIHVDPFSRLADYAALPKADIIFLTHDHRDHLDEAALKHVRTKDSVMVFTARCREMLKTDGIVMQNGDVRVVNGIKVEAVPAYNLVHKRENGQPFHPKGVGNGYVLTFGETRLYIAGDTENIPEMKTLEQIDYAFLPMNLPYTMTPEMVADAAMGFKPKVLYPYHYGETDPQRLVTLLRDDRSIEVRVRKMR, translated from the coding sequence ATGTTTTTCGTCATACCGGCGCTTTTGATGCTGTTCGCTGTTCCCGCCATGGCCCAGGAGCCGTTCGAAAGGGATGTCATCCAGACATCCGGAGGTAATCTTGACATAACCTTCATCGGTCACGGAACCCTGATGATGACCTATCAGGGAATGGTGATCCACGTAGACCCGTTCAGCCGCCTGGCCGATTATGCCGCCCTGCCCAAGGCGGACATTATATTTCTCACCCACGACCACCGGGACCATCTGGATGAAGCCGCCCTGAAACACGTGCGCACCAAAGACAGCGTCATGGTTTTTACCGCCCGCTGCCGGGAAATGCTGAAGACCGACGGGATCGTCATGCAGAACGGCGATGTCAGAGTGGTGAACGGCATCAAGGTCGAAGCGGTCCCGGCCTACAACCTCGTGCACAAGCGGGAGAACGGCCAGCCGTTTCATCCCAAGGGGGTGGGGAACGGTTACGTGCTGACCTTTGGCGAAACGCGGTTGTACATTGCCGGTGACACGGAAAACATCCCGGAAATGAAGACCCTGGAGCAGATCGACTACGCCTTTTTGCCCATGAATCTGCCCTACACCATGACCCCCGAAATGGTTGCCGACGCGGCCATGGGCTTCAAGCCGAAGGTGCTTTACCCTTATCACTACGGGGAAACAGACCCCCAGAGGCTGGTTACCCTGCTCCGGGACGACCGGAGCATAGAGGTCCGCGTGCGAAAAATGAGATAA
- a CDS encoding alkene reductase — translation MPTLFDPVQLGELSLPNRIVMSPLTRCRAGRGRVPNALMSEYYTQRSSAGMIISEATSVTPMGVGYPDTPGIWSDEQTGGWKQVTRAVHAVGGRILLQLWHVGRISDPSYLDGEMPVAPSAIAAKGHVSLLRPKRAYPAPRALETREIPGIVAAYRRGAENALKAGFDGVEIHGANGYLLDQFLQSTTNRRTDDYGGSIENRARLLLEVTDAAVSVWGPGRVGVHLAPRCDAHDMGDDNPPATFGHVAGELGKRGIAFIFTREHFKAPALTPALKKAFGGSLIANEQFTRESATRLLHEGTADAVAFGKAYIANPDLPERFQKRARLNAPDTSTFYGGGPNGYTDYPTLEA, via the coding sequence ATGCCTACCCTGTTCGATCCCGTGCAACTGGGGGAATTGTCTTTACCCAACCGTATCGTCATGTCGCCGCTGACCCGTTGTCGGGCCGGCAGGGGCAGGGTACCCAATGCGCTGATGTCCGAATACTACACCCAGCGGTCCAGCGCGGGTATGATCATCAGTGAGGCCACATCGGTTACGCCCATGGGGGTGGGATACCCCGACACGCCCGGCATCTGGTCGGATGAACAGACCGGGGGCTGGAAACAGGTTACCCGCGCCGTGCATGCCGTCGGGGGCCGGATTCTCCTGCAGTTGTGGCACGTGGGCCGCATTTCCGATCCGAGCTATCTCGACGGCGAAATGCCGGTGGCTCCCAGCGCCATTGCCGCAAAAGGGCACGTCAGCCTGCTGCGGCCCAAGAGAGCCTACCCCGCGCCCCGTGCCCTGGAAACCAGGGAGATCCCCGGCATCGTCGCCGCCTATCGACGGGGAGCCGAAAACGCCCTGAAAGCCGGTTTCGACGGCGTCGAGATACACGGCGCCAACGGCTACCTGCTGGACCAGTTCCTGCAGAGCACGACCAATCGACGCACGGATGATTACGGTGGGAGCATCGAAAACCGTGCACGTCTGCTTTTGGAAGTAACCGATGCGGCCGTGTCCGTATGGGGTCCCGGTCGTGTAGGCGTACACCTGGCCCCCCGGTGCGACGCCCACGACATGGGCGACGACAACCCGCCGGCAACCTTCGGCCATGTCGCCGGGGAACTGGGCAAACGCGGTATAGCCTTCATCTTCACCCGTGAGCACTTCAAGGCTCCTGCCCTGACGCCTGCGTTGAAAAAGGCCTTCGGCGGCAGCCTCATCGCCAACGAACAGTTCACCCGGGAAAGTGCCACCCGCTTGCTGCATGAAGGCACAGCCGATGCCGTGGCTTTCGGCAAAGCCTACATCGCCAACCCGGATCTCCCTGAGCGTTTTCAAAAGCGGGCGCGCTTGAACGCACCCGACACTAGCACTTTCTATGGCGGCGGTCCCAATGGATACACCGACTACCCGACGCTGGAAGCCTGA
- a CDS encoding molybdopterin-dependent oxidoreductase — MKPPTKMTRRTFMAAAGGSMVAIGLPGVFVKLTAADNRALAAELRPDGRPRIPPGQHAVKALSDMGGVPGAGRTPEWRLVITGAVKKPTTLTFADLLKLPQASQTCDVHCVTGWTLLDSRWQGVSLQTIMEAANVDRQAGYVVFEAPGDYSSSIPIADVHKGNVLLAHGFSGQPLPPAHGAPLRALVPDRYFYKSVKWVRRIKFTIEDEPGYYETRGYSNSADPWKEERFDDG, encoded by the coding sequence ATGAAACCACCAACCAAAATGACCCGCCGGACATTCATGGCGGCGGCCGGCGGAAGCATGGTCGCCATCGGGCTGCCGGGCGTGTTCGTCAAGCTGACGGCCGCCGACAATCGGGCCCTGGCCGCAGAACTGAGGCCGGATGGACGTCCGCGAATTCCGCCCGGCCAGCATGCCGTGAAAGCCCTGTCCGACATGGGCGGCGTGCCGGGCGCCGGCCGGACGCCGGAGTGGCGCCTCGTCATTACGGGTGCGGTGAAGAAGCCGACGACCCTGACCTTTGCGGACCTGTTGAAACTGCCGCAGGCTTCGCAAACGTGCGACGTGCACTGCGTTACCGGATGGACGCTGCTGGATTCCCGATGGCAGGGGGTTTCCCTGCAAACCATCATGGAAGCGGCCAACGTCGACAGGCAAGCCGGTTATGTCGTTTTCGAGGCTCCCGGCGACTACTCCAGCAGCATTCCCATTGCCGACGTTCACAAGGGCAACGTCCTGCTGGCCCACGGGTTTTCAGGCCAACCGCTGCCCCCGGCCCACGGCGCGCCTTTGCGGGCCCTCGTGCCTGACCGCTATTTCTACAAAAGCGTCAAGTGGGTCCGGCGCATCAAATTCACCATCGAGGACGAACCCGGGTACTACGAAACCCGGGGGTACAGCAACAGTGCCGATCCGTGGAAAGAGGAACGGTTTGACGACGGCTAA
- the sixA gene encoding phosphohistidine phosphatase SixA: MAFYIVQHGLSMPKDQDPEQGLAPEGIEEVKRIAGVARNYGVEVERILHSTKKRARQTAELIAAVLEPPSGIEEIAGIKPMDDVAAFAAGVDFSANTMVVGHLPFLERLASFLITGRLEPVVFKLQNGGILCLDRFAHMEAPAAKWALMPAVT; encoded by the coding sequence ATGGCATTTTACATCGTGCAGCACGGTCTGAGTATGCCCAAGGATCAGGACCCGGAGCAGGGTCTTGCGCCCGAGGGCATCGAGGAGGTTAAACGCATCGCCGGGGTTGCCCGGAATTACGGTGTCGAGGTGGAACGAATCCTGCACAGCACCAAAAAGCGGGCCCGGCAAACCGCAGAACTCATAGCCGCCGTGCTCGAACCGCCCTCCGGCATCGAGGAGATCGCCGGCATCAAGCCCATGGACGACGTGGCCGCTTTTGCCGCCGGGGTCGATTTTTCGGCCAATACCATGGTGGTGGGCCACCTGCCCTTCCTGGAACGCCTGGCGTCCTTCCTGATCACCGGGCGTTTGGAGCCCGTGGTTTTCAAACTGCAGAACGGCGGCATCCTGTGCCTCGATCGGTTCGCCCACATGGAAGCCCCCGCCGCCAAGTGGGCCCTGATGCCCGCGGTAACCTGA
- a CDS encoding cation:proton antiporter — translation MDIWNLIMEIVLLLGVAFLFGVVAQRLKQSAIVGYLLSGAVLGPILFNKAAVQQVAELGVALLLFSIGLEFSFGRIKRMGARAFFIGMLQIAATLGVFTLIFVLLGPLPQALAMGAIIALSSTAIVLRVLVDRMAIDSVHGRNALAVLLTQDMAVVPLVLLVSILGTGGGLGHVAAHIAKTVAAAGGLAVVFFLLFYLFIPRVLMTGNLFANRELVVLMAIAAAVGSAWAAHAVGLSPALGAFIAGMLLAESPFATQIRSDIGSLRVLFVTLFFTSIGMLANPSWLLAHVAQALFWLAVVFALKTAIIFVICMGFRMGRLFSLATGITLAQIGEFSFVLATVAFRGGSLTRDNFDMIVTVTILSMFLAPYMAAYALPLSEKAMSILKHRPTFSVPGIVKDQEADAAPDIFIIGFGPAGQRVADVLLEDCISPKVVELNPRTAALARNRGLAVQMADATNSDVINHIGIQGACLVAVTVPDPRSAREIIHNLRTFLPESRIVVRSRYHVASQSLKEAGADAVVDEEYAIGDKLAEAVIATVRETNREALGCALAGERP, via the coding sequence ATGGACATTTGGAATCTGATCATGGAGATCGTTTTGCTGTTGGGCGTGGCTTTCCTGTTCGGGGTCGTTGCCCAGCGCCTCAAACAGAGTGCCATCGTCGGTTACCTGCTCTCCGGGGCGGTCCTGGGGCCCATTCTGTTCAACAAGGCCGCGGTGCAGCAAGTAGCCGAACTGGGTGTGGCTCTGCTGCTGTTTTCCATCGGGCTCGAGTTTTCCTTCGGCCGCATCAAACGCATGGGCGCCCGGGCCTTTTTCATCGGCATGCTCCAGATCGCAGCGACCCTGGGCGTGTTCACCCTTATTTTCGTGCTGCTCGGCCCCCTGCCGCAGGCCCTGGCCATGGGAGCCATCATCGCCTTGAGTTCCACCGCCATCGTGTTGCGGGTGCTGGTGGACCGCATGGCCATCGATTCCGTCCACGGCCGCAACGCCCTGGCCGTTTTGTTGACCCAGGACATGGCCGTGGTGCCGCTGGTGCTTTTAGTGTCCATACTGGGGACGGGCGGTGGACTGGGGCACGTCGCCGCTCACATCGCCAAAACAGTGGCCGCCGCGGGGGGGCTGGCCGTGGTCTTTTTCCTGCTGTTTTACCTGTTCATTCCCAGGGTTCTCATGACGGGAAACCTTTTTGCCAACCGTGAACTGGTGGTTCTCATGGCCATTGCCGCGGCCGTCGGCTCGGCCTGGGCGGCCCATGCCGTCGGTCTGTCCCCGGCGCTGGGGGCTTTTATCGCCGGCATGCTCCTGGCCGAATCTCCATTTGCCACTCAAATCCGTTCCGACATCGGTTCGTTGCGTGTCCTTTTCGTCACCCTTTTCTTTACTTCCATCGGCATGCTGGCCAACCCGTCCTGGCTTTTGGCGCATGTGGCCCAGGCGCTGTTCTGGCTCGCGGTCGTGTTTGCCCTGAAGACGGCAATCATTTTTGTCATTTGCATGGGGTTTCGCATGGGGCGCCTGTTTTCGCTGGCAACCGGCATCACCCTGGCCCAGATCGGGGAATTTTCATTTGTCCTGGCCACGGTGGCTTTTCGGGGCGGTTCGTTGACCCGGGACAATTTCGACATGATTGTCACCGTCACCATCCTGTCCATGTTCCTGGCGCCCTACATGGCCGCGTATGCCCTGCCTCTTTCAGAAAAGGCCATGTCGATTCTGAAGCATCGTCCCACCTTCAGCGTTCCGGGCATCGTCAAAGATCAAGAGGCGGATGCGGCCCCCGACATTTTCATCATCGGCTTCGGCCCCGCCGGCCAGAGGGTGGCGGATGTGTTGCTGGAAGATTGCATCTCACCGAAGGTGGTCGAACTGAACCCCCGAACCGCCGCTCTGGCGCGCAACAGGGGGCTTGCGGTGCAAATGGCGGATGCCACCAACAGCGATGTCATCAACCACATCGGCATCCAGGGCGCCTGTCTGGTGGCCGTGACCGTGCCGGATCCCAGGTCGGCCAGGGAGATCATCCACAATTTAAGAACCTTCTTGCCGGAATCTAGAATCGTGGTCCGCAGCCGTTACCACGTGGCCAGCCAGAGCCTGAAGGAGGCCGGGGCCGATGCCGTGGTGGACGAAGAATATGCCATCGGGGACAAATTGGCCGAGGCGGTTATCGCGACCGTCCGCGAAACCAACCGGGAGGCCCTGGGGTGTGCCCTGGCCGGGGAACGCCCCTAG